The proteins below come from a single Serratia ficaria genomic window:
- a CDS encoding GNAT family N-acetyltransferase codes for MMLSAPLLTLTDATPDDMAAIQQIYAHHVLHGAASFEETPPTLAEMQQRRSQVLQAGLPWLVAKSDGRILGYCYATPYRPRPAYRYTVEDSVYIAEGQQGNGIGKALLAALIARCEQGPWRQMLAIVGDSAANQGSLALHQKLGFNDVGTLKAVGFKLGEWRDTHIMQRALGESGATAPR; via the coding sequence ATGATGCTTTCCGCCCCGCTACTGACCCTCACGGACGCCACGCCCGACGACATGGCCGCGATACAGCAGATTTACGCTCACCATGTGCTGCACGGCGCGGCGTCGTTTGAAGAAACCCCGCCGACGCTGGCGGAAATGCAGCAGCGGCGCAGCCAGGTGCTGCAAGCCGGCCTGCCCTGGCTGGTGGCCAAAAGCGACGGCCGCATCCTCGGCTACTGTTACGCGACGCCCTATCGGCCGCGCCCGGCTTACCGATATACGGTGGAGGACTCGGTGTATATCGCCGAAGGCCAGCAGGGCAACGGCATCGGCAAAGCGCTGTTGGCTGCGCTGATCGCCCGCTGCGAACAAGGCCCCTGGCGGCAAATGCTGGCGATCGTCGGCGATTCGGCCGCCAATCAAGGTTCGCTGGCGCTGCACCAAAAGCTGGGGTTCAACGACGTGGGCACGCTGAAAGCGGTGGGTTTTAAATTGGGAGAGTGGCGCGACACCCACATCATGCAGCGTGCGCTGGGCGAAAGCGGCGCTACTGCGCCGCGGTGA